A single genomic interval of Flavihumibacter rivuli harbors:
- a CDS encoding NUMOD4 domain-containing protein translates to MIKSLPGEVWKPLQFPGWKHLRKQYALSSGGRIASYTENVNEDGKLLNGSLTTGYKTLNLHRPGNNGTLYIHREIARLFLKKPSPKHRYVIHVNHNKTDNSVKNLKWATLDEMIEHQQASPAKIAYKKVQANRSVGLKLSASQVKSIKKVLNSKSRNLTIKQLAEKYGVSEMTMYRIKSGENWAKVK, encoded by the coding sequence ATGATCAAATCATTACCGGGCGAAGTTTGGAAGCCGCTGCAGTTTCCGGGATGGAAACACCTTCGCAAACAATATGCATTGTCCTCAGGCGGACGTATTGCCAGTTACACGGAAAACGTGAATGAAGACGGGAAATTATTGAACGGTTCACTCACCACAGGTTATAAGACACTTAACCTGCATCGTCCGGGTAACAATGGTACATTGTATATCCACAGGGAGATTGCGAGATTGTTCCTAAAGAAACCTTCGCCAAAGCACCGTTATGTGATCCATGTGAATCACAACAAAACGGATAATTCAGTCAAGAACCTCAAGTGGGCTACACTTGATGAGATGATTGAACACCAGCAAGCCAGTCCGGCCAAGATCGCTTACAAGAAAGTACAGGCCAATCGTTCAGTTGGTCTGAAACTGAGTGCTTCCCAGGTCAAGTCGATCAAGAAAGTATTGAACAGCAAATCACGCAACCTCACCATCAAGCAACTTGCTGAAAAGTATGGGGTGAGTGAAATGACCATGTACCGGATCAAGAGTGGTGAGAACTGGGCGAAAGTAAAATAA
- a CDS encoding DUF2461 domain-containing protein → MLQSSTLKFLKDLTANNHKDWFDQYRKRYEAARKDAEALVQQVIDIHGKKDPSIAGLTAKECFFRINRDIRFSKNKSPYKTNFGISINAEGRKSMKAGYYLHIEPGKSFVGGGLYMPMPAELKKVRQEIDYNFDNFQAIIGSKQFKSVFGELWNEPEVKLTRVPQGFEKDSPAAAFLMLKSFIAERKLSDRSLTDGTAVKLITEAMATIQPLLQFINSSFD, encoded by the coding sequence ATGCTGCAATCATCTACATTGAAATTCCTGAAGGACCTTACCGCCAATAACCACAAGGATTGGTTCGACCAATACAGAAAACGCTATGAAGCCGCACGCAAGGACGCTGAAGCCCTGGTGCAGCAGGTGATCGACATCCACGGTAAAAAGGATCCCTCCATTGCGGGCTTGACAGCGAAGGAATGTTTCTTCCGCATCAACCGCGATATCCGTTTCTCGAAGAACAAATCACCCTACAAAACCAATTTTGGTATCAGCATCAATGCGGAAGGCCGTAAATCAATGAAGGCCGGATACTACCTGCATATTGAGCCGGGCAAGAGTTTTGTAGGCGGCGGACTGTACATGCCCATGCCTGCTGAACTCAAAAAGGTCCGCCAGGAGATCGACTACAATTTTGACAATTTCCAAGCCATTATCGGTTCTAAACAATTCAAATCGGTCTTCGGGGAACTGTGGAATGAACCGGAAGTCAAGCTTACCCGCGTCCCACAGGGCTTTGAGAAGGATTCCCCTGCAGCAGCATTCCTGATGCTGAAGAGTTTCATTGCCGAAAGGAAACTCAGTGACCGCTCCCTCACCGATGGGACAGCTGTAAAACTGATCACTGAAGCAATGGCTACCATTCAGCCATTGCTGCAATTCATCAACAGTAGTTTTGATTAG